The following are encoded in a window of Hippoglossus hippoglossus isolate fHipHip1 chromosome 23, fHipHip1.pri, whole genome shotgun sequence genomic DNA:
- the spi2 gene encoding transcription factor Spi-B isoform X1: MTYLYQNSLQDAQSDLEVILEFLEEYYRQNSAENEDKVHHSEAAEERSAPVDEASYEQLWTYCDSPITKPTPQPFLARDAPPALGQNTAAAPPEGGSLPNCASTRQTTKRPATAAGSGKKIRLFHFLFEMLEDPSMAHCVSWVPAAAGIFRFSSKNKNQVAVLWGQRKGNKRPMTYQKMSRALRNYARSGEIFKVKKKLTYQFSLDTLMLLQRCRRGDV; encoded by the exons ATGACTTATCTTTATCAGAATTCTTTGCAGGACGCTCAGTCTGATTTGGAGGTGATCTTAGAGTTCCTGGAGGAGTACTACCGACAGAACTCTGCAGAAAATG AGGACAAGGTGCACCACAGTGAGGCTGCGGAGGAAAGAAGTGCACCTGTGGATGAAGCATCGTATGAGCAGCTGTGGACGTACTGTGACTCACCT ATCACCAAACCTACACCTCAGCCGTTCCTGGCACGCGACGCCCCTCCAGCCCTCGGCCAAAACACGGCAGCGGCACCACCTGAGGGTGGGTCACTGCCAAACTGTGCATCgacaagacaaacaaccaaacgcccggccacagcagcagggagTG GTAAGAAGATCAgactctttcactttctcttcgAGATGCTGGAGGATCCCAGCATGGCCCACTGCGTGTCCTGGGTGCCAGCGGCTGCCGGCATCTTCCGGTTCTCCTCCAAGAACAAGAACCAGGTAGCGGTGCTGTGGGGCCAGAGGAAGGGCAACAAGAGGCCCATGACGTACCAGAAGATGTCCCGGGCCCTCAGGAACTACGCCCGGTCCGGAGAGATCTTCAAGGTGAAGAAGAAGCTCACCTACCAGTTCAGCCTGGACACCCTGATGTTACTGCAGAGGTGTCGCCGAGGAGATGTGTGA
- the spic gene encoding transcription factor Spi-C isoform X2, with protein MASTEGNTPTFKMTSLDSDINQHFQDAIDVIQQHSNNSYYDSEYPHYETLGTQCHISCCVVTHPPDAPAPVYDWSDTAQSWPQVIPDVSLGHSIPTESPQFYSIVPPQRKGRKKLRLYEYLHEALNDPNMGDSIQWTDSGSGTFHFISKNKEKLAECWGQRKGNRKTMTYQKMARALRNYSRTGEIIKVRRKLTYQFNPDILHKLGSTQGPLRLPCHPAQEEAHGQQQPSPGEQSYYSPSAVDWHSWYSHYQMQEDYDLAASFTSHSTTKL; from the exons ATGGCCTCGACGGAAGGAAATACTCCGACGTTTAAGATG ACGTCCTTGGACAGCGACATCAACCAACACTTCCAGGATGCAATCGACGTGATTCAACAGCATTCGAATAATTCATATTACGATTCAg agtATCCACATTACGAGACTCTGGGCACTCAGTGTCATATCTCCTGCTGCGTGGTCACACACCCGCCTGACGCACCGGCTCCCGTCTACGACTGGAGCGACACAGCT CAGTCCTGGCCTCAGGTCATCCCTGACGTCTCGCTGGGTCACTCCATACCAACTGAATCCCCTCAGTTCTACTCCATCGTACCACCACAGAGGAAAG GTCGTAAGAAGCTCAGACTTTATGAATACCTCCATGAAGCCCTGAACGACCCCAACATGGGCGACTCCATCCAGTGGACGGACAGCGGCAGCGGCACTTTCCACTTCATCTCCAAGAACAAGGAGAAGCTGGCCGAGTGCTGGGGCCAGCGAAAGGGCAACCGGAAGACCATGACCTACCAGAAGATGGCCCGAGCTCTGAGAAACTACAGCCGCACGGGTGAGATCATCAAAGTGCGCCGCAAGCTCACCTACCAGTTCAACCCGGACATCCTGCACAAGCTGGGCTCCACTCAGGGGCCCCTGCGGCTGCCCTGTCACCCTGCACAGGAGGAGGCCCACGGCCAGCAGCAGCCGAGCCCGGGCGAACAGAGCTACTACAGCCCCTCGGCGGTGGACTGGCACAGCTGGTACAGCCACTACCAAATGCAGGAGGACTACGATCTGGCCGCCAGCTTCACCTCACACAGCACAACCAaactctga
- the spi2 gene encoding transcription factor Spi-B isoform X2 yields MDAQSDLEVILEFLEEYYRQNSAENEDKVHHSEAAEERSAPVDEASYEQLWTYCDSPITKPTPQPFLARDAPPALGQNTAAAPPEGGSLPNCASTRQTTKRPATAAGSGKKIRLFHFLFEMLEDPSMAHCVSWVPAAAGIFRFSSKNKNQVAVLWGQRKGNKRPMTYQKMSRALRNYARSGEIFKVKKKLTYQFSLDTLMLLQRCRRGDV; encoded by the exons ATG GACGCTCAGTCTGATTTGGAGGTGATCTTAGAGTTCCTGGAGGAGTACTACCGACAGAACTCTGCAGAAAATG AGGACAAGGTGCACCACAGTGAGGCTGCGGAGGAAAGAAGTGCACCTGTGGATGAAGCATCGTATGAGCAGCTGTGGACGTACTGTGACTCACCT ATCACCAAACCTACACCTCAGCCGTTCCTGGCACGCGACGCCCCTCCAGCCCTCGGCCAAAACACGGCAGCGGCACCACCTGAGGGTGGGTCACTGCCAAACTGTGCATCgacaagacaaacaaccaaacgcccggccacagcagcagggagTG GTAAGAAGATCAgactctttcactttctcttcgAGATGCTGGAGGATCCCAGCATGGCCCACTGCGTGTCCTGGGTGCCAGCGGCTGCCGGCATCTTCCGGTTCTCCTCCAAGAACAAGAACCAGGTAGCGGTGCTGTGGGGCCAGAGGAAGGGCAACAAGAGGCCCATGACGTACCAGAAGATGTCCCGGGCCCTCAGGAACTACGCCCGGTCCGGAGAGATCTTCAAGGTGAAGAAGAAGCTCACCTACCAGTTCAGCCTGGACACCCTGATGTTACTGCAGAGGTGTCGCCGAGGAGATGTGTGA
- the spic gene encoding transcription factor Spi-C isoform X1 produces the protein MASTEGNTPTFKMTSLDSDINQHFQDAIDVIQQHSNNSYYDSEYPHYETLGTQCHISCCVVTHPPDAPAPVYDWSDTAQQSWPQVIPDVSLGHSIPTESPQFYSIVPPQRKGRKKLRLYEYLHEALNDPNMGDSIQWTDSGSGTFHFISKNKEKLAECWGQRKGNRKTMTYQKMARALRNYSRTGEIIKVRRKLTYQFNPDILHKLGSTQGPLRLPCHPAQEEAHGQQQPSPGEQSYYSPSAVDWHSWYSHYQMQEDYDLAASFTSHSTTKL, from the exons ATGGCCTCGACGGAAGGAAATACTCCGACGTTTAAGATG ACGTCCTTGGACAGCGACATCAACCAACACTTCCAGGATGCAATCGACGTGATTCAACAGCATTCGAATAATTCATATTACGATTCAg agtATCCACATTACGAGACTCTGGGCACTCAGTGTCATATCTCCTGCTGCGTGGTCACACACCCGCCTGACGCACCGGCTCCCGTCTACGACTGGAGCGACACAGCT CAGCAGTCCTGGCCTCAGGTCATCCCTGACGTCTCGCTGGGTCACTCCATACCAACTGAATCCCCTCAGTTCTACTCCATCGTACCACCACAGAGGAAAG GTCGTAAGAAGCTCAGACTTTATGAATACCTCCATGAAGCCCTGAACGACCCCAACATGGGCGACTCCATCCAGTGGACGGACAGCGGCAGCGGCACTTTCCACTTCATCTCCAAGAACAAGGAGAAGCTGGCCGAGTGCTGGGGCCAGCGAAAGGGCAACCGGAAGACCATGACCTACCAGAAGATGGCCCGAGCTCTGAGAAACTACAGCCGCACGGGTGAGATCATCAAAGTGCGCCGCAAGCTCACCTACCAGTTCAACCCGGACATCCTGCACAAGCTGGGCTCCACTCAGGGGCCCCTGCGGCTGCCCTGTCACCCTGCACAGGAGGAGGCCCACGGCCAGCAGCAGCCGAGCCCGGGCGAACAGAGCTACTACAGCCCCTCGGCGGTGGACTGGCACAGCTGGTACAGCCACTACCAAATGCAGGAGGACTACGATCTGGCCGCCAGCTTCACCTCACACAGCACAACCAaactctga